One Cryptomeria japonica chromosome 9, Sugi_1.0, whole genome shotgun sequence genomic window carries:
- the LOC131858344 gene encoding uncharacterized protein LOC131858344, which produces MTITSSTIPSGLTVELSGSCRTVGVDLIIGSLGTVSVIGMCSAGTTGVLGSSWGGYDISVIRGGFGAGIGICFGGLGFVAVTAGGGIRACGCGCGSCRNPEDWFCHC; this is translated from the exons atgacaattacatcttctacaatCCCATCAGGCTTAACTGTGGAACTGTCTGGAAGCTGCAGgactgtgggtgtagacctaat aatAGGCTCCTTAGGAACGGTATCTGTTATTGGCATGTGCTCAGCAGGAACAACAGGTGTATTAGGTTCTTCATGGGGAGGATATGATATTTCAGTAATTCGAGGCggttttggagcag GCATAGGCATTTGTTTTGGAGGTCTaggatttgtggcagttactgcaggaggcggcataagggcttgtggttgtGGTTGTGGAAGCTGCAGGAATCCAGAGGATTGGTTTTGCCATTGTTGA